In Zingiber officinale cultivar Zhangliang chromosome 3B, Zo_v1.1, whole genome shotgun sequence, a single window of DNA contains:
- the LOC121967143 gene encoding TVP38/TMEM64 family membrane protein YdjX-like isoform X2 → MSNSPEMLVKNSDTPELHTMEEEYARLVLPRETILSNFDSRQSSVQTDKKSYIWWMKMLFICLLLVLLISILVKWGIPFVFEKILLPMMEWEATAFGRPVLALVLVASLALFPVILVPSGPSMWLAGMIFGYGLGFIIIMRWLSKWPQQATILRLAGEGTWFQQFQVVTLFRISPFPYTIFNYVVVVTSIKFEPYFCGSIAGMIPEAFLYIYSGRLILTLADMQYGKYTMKPLEIVYNIVSFIVAVAITIAFTVYARRALNDLKEAESSNSEDIHANHNLMELDKFP, encoded by the exons ATGTCAAATTCACCTGAGATGTTAGTGAAAAACAGTGATACCCCTGAGCTACACACAATGGAAGAAGAATATGCAAGACTAGTGTTGCCAAGAGAGACCATATTATCCAATTTTGATTCTCGGCAGTCGTCAGTTCAAACAGATAAAAAGTCCTACATCTGGTGGATGAAAATGCTTTTCATCTGCCTTCTTTTGGTGCTACTCATTTCTATCCTTGTGAAATGGGGAATTCCATTTGTTTTTGAAAAG ATTCTTCTACCAATGATGGAGTGGGAAGCAACTGCTTTTGGGCGGCCAGTTCTTGCTTTAGTACTCGTTGCATCCTTGGCTTTGTTCCCAGTTATTCTAGTTCCTTCTGGACCATCCATGTGGCTTGCGGGAATGATTTTTGGATATGGTCTTGGATTTATCATAATCATG AGGTGGTTGAGTAAATGGCCACAGCAGGCTACCATACTTAGGCTGGCAGGGGAAGGAACTTGGTTTCAACAATTTCAAGTTGTTACACTATTTAGGATTTCACCATTTCCATATACGATCTTCAATTATGTAGTAGTAGTGACGAGTATAAAGTTTGAACCTTATTTTTGTGGTTCAATTGCTGGAATGATACCGGAAGCTTTCCTCTACATTTACAG TGGACGATTGATACTGACATTGGCAGATATGCAATATGGAAAGTATACCATGAAACCATTGGAGATTGTTTACAATATCGTATCCTTTATAGTTGCTGTTGCCATTACAATTGCCTTCACAGTTTATGCAAGGCGAGCTTTGAATGATCTTAAAGAGGCAGAAAGCAGTAACAGTGAAGACATCCATGCAAATCATAATTTGATGGAGCTTGATAAATTTCCATAA
- the LOC121967143 gene encoding TVP38/TMEM64 family membrane protein YdjX-like isoform X1: MSNSPEMLVKNSDTPELHTMEEEYARLVLPRETILSNFDSRQSSVQTDKKSYIWWMKMLFICLLLVLLISILVKWGIPFVFEKILLPMMEWEATAFGRPVLALVLVASLALFPVILVPSGPSMWLAGMIFGYGLGFIIIMVGTTIGMVLPYFIGLLFREQIHRWLSKWPQQATILRLAGEGTWFQQFQVVTLFRISPFPYTIFNYVVVVTSIKFEPYFCGSIAGMIPEAFLYIYSGRLILTLADMQYGKYTMKPLEIVYNIVSFIVAVAITIAFTVYARRALNDLKEAESSNSEDIHANHNLMELDKFP; the protein is encoded by the exons ATGTCAAATTCACCTGAGATGTTAGTGAAAAACAGTGATACCCCTGAGCTACACACAATGGAAGAAGAATATGCAAGACTAGTGTTGCCAAGAGAGACCATATTATCCAATTTTGATTCTCGGCAGTCGTCAGTTCAAACAGATAAAAAGTCCTACATCTGGTGGATGAAAATGCTTTTCATCTGCCTTCTTTTGGTGCTACTCATTTCTATCCTTGTGAAATGGGGAATTCCATTTGTTTTTGAAAAG ATTCTTCTACCAATGATGGAGTGGGAAGCAACTGCTTTTGGGCGGCCAGTTCTTGCTTTAGTACTCGTTGCATCCTTGGCTTTGTTCCCAGTTATTCTAGTTCCTTCTGGACCATCCATGTGGCTTGCGGGAATGATTTTTGGATATGGTCTTGGATTTATCATAATCATGGTAGGAACTACAATTGGCATGGTGTTACCTTATTTTATCGGTTTACTATTTCGTGAGCAAATACAT AGGTGGTTGAGTAAATGGCCACAGCAGGCTACCATACTTAGGCTGGCAGGGGAAGGAACTTGGTTTCAACAATTTCAAGTTGTTACACTATTTAGGATTTCACCATTTCCATATACGATCTTCAATTATGTAGTAGTAGTGACGAGTATAAAGTTTGAACCTTATTTTTGTGGTTCAATTGCTGGAATGATACCGGAAGCTTTCCTCTACATTTACAG TGGACGATTGATACTGACATTGGCAGATATGCAATATGGAAAGTATACCATGAAACCATTGGAGATTGTTTACAATATCGTATCCTTTATAGTTGCTGTTGCCATTACAATTGCCTTCACAGTTTATGCAAGGCGAGCTTTGAATGATCTTAAAGAGGCAGAAAGCAGTAACAGTGAAGACATCCATGCAAATCATAATTTGATGGAGCTTGATAAATTTCCATAA